The following proteins are encoded in a genomic region of Hymenobacter siberiensis:
- the tpiA gene encoding triose-phosphate isomerase, with the protein MRQKLVAGNWKMNLTYPEALALVGEITSLAGEAGAASAPTVVICPPFPFLHAVGQQLPQASNFHLGAQNCHQKESGAFTGEVSAKMLASVGCEYVILGHSERRQYFREDDELLSQKLKAALAAGLKPIFCVGESLDTREADETFKYIGKQLTDGLFHLSNEEFAQVVIAYEPIWAIGTGRTATSAQAQEVHAFIREQIARAYDAEAALDTTILYGGSANAQNAKELFSQPDVDGGLIGGAALKAADFTTIIQSF; encoded by the coding sequence ATGCGCCAAAAACTTGTTGCCGGCAACTGGAAAATGAACCTGACCTACCCCGAGGCCCTGGCCCTGGTAGGTGAAATCACCAGTCTGGCCGGCGAAGCGGGCGCGGCTTCCGCGCCCACCGTCGTGATTTGCCCGCCTTTCCCGTTCCTGCACGCCGTGGGCCAGCAGCTGCCGCAAGCCTCCAATTTTCACCTCGGGGCCCAGAACTGCCACCAGAAAGAAAGCGGCGCCTTCACCGGCGAAGTTTCGGCCAAAATGCTGGCCTCAGTGGGCTGCGAATACGTGATTCTGGGCCACTCGGAGCGCCGCCAGTACTTCCGCGAAGATGACGAGCTGCTGAGCCAGAAGCTGAAAGCCGCCCTGGCCGCCGGCCTCAAGCCCATTTTCTGCGTGGGCGAGTCGCTGGATACCCGCGAGGCCGACGAAACGTTTAAATACATTGGCAAGCAGCTCACTGATGGCCTGTTCCACCTCAGCAATGAGGAATTTGCCCAGGTCGTGATTGCCTACGAGCCCATCTGGGCCATCGGCACGGGCCGCACCGCCACCAGCGCCCAGGCGCAGGAAGTGCACGCCTTCATCCGCGAGCAGATTGCCCGCGCCTACGACGCCGAAGCCGCCCTCGATACCACCATTCTCTACGGCGGCTCGGCTAATGCGCAGAATGCCAAGGAGCTGTTCTCGCAGCCCGACGTGGACGGCGGCCTCATCGGCGGCGCGGCCCTGAAAGCGGCGGACTTCACCACGATTATCCAGTCGTTTTAA
- the prmA gene encoding 50S ribosomal protein L11 methyltransferase — protein sequence MDFIELTVEAPRELADILVAELAEVGFDTFEDTDAGFQAYTTEDVFNPDAVAEIMSRYEGQGELSHSHRVITRQNWNAEWEKNFQPLIIAERVSVRAPFHPEPAGVDYDIVIMPRMSFGTGHHETTALMIENQLDVSHKGLRVLDMGTGTGILAIMAEMLGARQVLAVDTEPWTVENARDNAAENQCHGIECRLGGVETLANEEPFDLILANINRNVLLEDMHEYARLLPSGRPILFSGFYEEDLPKIQAEASKHGLRYQRHRTLRSWVSAVFEKE from the coding sequence GTGGATTTTATTGAACTGACCGTCGAAGCCCCGCGCGAGCTGGCCGACATTCTGGTGGCCGAGCTGGCCGAAGTGGGTTTCGACACCTTTGAGGATACCGATGCAGGCTTCCAGGCCTACACCACCGAAGATGTTTTCAACCCCGACGCGGTGGCCGAAATCATGAGCCGCTACGAGGGCCAGGGCGAGCTGAGCCATTCGCACCGCGTGATTACCCGCCAGAACTGGAATGCCGAGTGGGAGAAGAACTTCCAACCTCTCATCATTGCCGAGCGGGTATCGGTGCGTGCGCCGTTTCACCCCGAGCCGGCCGGTGTCGACTACGACATTGTGATAATGCCGCGCATGTCGTTCGGCACGGGCCACCACGAAACCACGGCCCTGATGATTGAAAATCAGCTTGATGTGAGCCATAAAGGGTTGCGCGTGCTGGACATGGGCACCGGCACCGGCATTCTGGCCATTATGGCTGAGATGCTGGGGGCCCGCCAGGTGCTGGCCGTTGACACCGAGCCCTGGACCGTGGAAAATGCCCGCGACAACGCCGCCGAAAATCAGTGCCACGGCATCGAGTGTCGCCTGGGCGGCGTGGAAACCCTCGCCAACGAGGAGCCCTTCGACCTCATTCTGGCCAACATCAACCGCAACGTGCTGTTGGAGGATATGCACGAGTACGCCCGCCTGCTGCCCAGCGGCCGGCCCATCCTGTTCAGCGGCTTCTACGAGGAAGACCTGCCCAAAATTCAGGCCGAGGCCAGCAAGCATGGCCTGCGCTACCAGCGCCACCGCACGCTGCGTAGCTGGGTATCGGCGGTGTTTGAGAAGGAATAA
- a CDS encoding IS4 family transposase, translating into MKQHFAAKITTLLQQAPFVGHLSRQKFVGQFILGLIKSRNVQFGEVAQHLNDAAKPASNETRIQDFFREVDLNYVLLAKLLLSLLPAQGKLRLCLDRTEWDFGQCQVNILLVTVGTGEVHVPLYWHLLDNRSGNSNAADRIAVLEICVALLGKDCIGLVVGDREFVGHAWFKWLKDNGLNFIMRLPKHHCLTHADGRRQAVADLGLVPGQVRRFAHVQVDGVWGQVWVKAVAADAFVFLFATAGLNHLAQLYAKRWTIEQCFQNLKGRGFNLEATHLRCFQKLRKLVALVSLAYAFCLGVGAAAHGGRQPIARKNHGYRAASLSRHGLNLLRQLARPLTLPEDPLARLVETLLNWITRQLAKNQLLKIVG; encoded by the coding sequence GTGAAGCAACACTTCGCCGCTAAAATTACGACGCTTTTGCAGCAGGCCCCGTTTGTGGGCCACTTGTCCCGCCAAAAGTTTGTGGGCCAGTTCATTCTTGGCCTGATAAAGAGCCGCAACGTGCAATTCGGCGAGGTGGCCCAGCACCTCAATGACGCGGCCAAGCCCGCCTCGAACGAAACGCGCATTCAGGACTTTTTCCGCGAAGTCGACCTCAATTACGTACTGTTGGCCAAGCTTTTACTGAGTTTGTTGCCTGCGCAGGGCAAGCTGCGCTTATGCCTCGACCGCACGGAGTGGGACTTCGGCCAGTGCCAGGTGAACATCCTACTCGTCACCGTCGGCACGGGCGAAGTCCACGTGCCCCTTTATTGGCACCTACTCGACAACCGCAGCGGCAACTCCAACGCCGCCGACCGCATCGCCGTGCTCGAAATCTGCGTGGCCTTGCTGGGCAAAGACTGCATCGGCCTGGTCGTGGGCGACCGGGAATTTGTCGGCCATGCGTGGTTCAAGTGGCTCAAAGACAACGGGCTTAATTTTATCATGCGCCTGCCCAAGCACCATTGCCTGACCCACGCCGACGGCCGGCGGCAGGCCGTGGCCGACCTGGGCCTGGTGCCGGGGCAGGTGCGCCGCTTCGCCCACGTGCAGGTCGACGGGGTTTGGGGGCAGGTCTGGGTCAAGGCCGTGGCGGCGGACGCGTTTGTCTTCCTGTTTGCCACGGCCGGCCTGAACCACCTCGCGCAACTCTACGCCAAGCGCTGGACGATTGAGCAATGCTTTCAAAATCTGAAAGGGCGGGGCTTTAACTTGGAAGCCACCCACTTGCGCTGTTTCCAAAAGCTGCGCAAGCTCGTGGCCCTGGTCAGCCTGGCCTACGCGTTTTGTCTGGGCGTGGGCGCGGCCGCCCACGGCGGCCGCCAGCCCATTGCCCGCAAAAACCACGGCTACCGGGCCGCCAGCCTGAGCCGCCACGGCCTCAATCTGCTCCGCCAACTCGCCCGCCCGCTGACCCTGCCCGAGGACCCATTGGCCCGCTTGGTTGAAACGCTACTGAACTGGATTACGAGGCAACTTGCTAAAAATCAATTACTAAAAATAGTAGGGTAG
- a CDS encoding nuclear transport factor 2 family protein, which yields MTAEKEVEALERQRFEAQVKKNYAVLEKVLGNDLVYIHGDGYENTKAEYIQSIRDGKSQYGSIEIDALNVRSYNDDKTAVVNGTIRITSPPKLDGSTSVARIKYVVVQIKDKKKGWQVVLWQAQKQAS from the coding sequence ATGACTGCCGAAAAAGAAGTGGAAGCCCTCGAACGCCAGCGCTTTGAGGCGCAGGTGAAAAAGAACTACGCCGTGCTCGAAAAAGTGCTGGGCAATGACCTGGTCTACATCCACGGCGACGGCTACGAAAACACCAAAGCCGAATACATTCAGAGCATCCGCGACGGCAAAAGCCAGTACGGCAGCATCGAAATTGATGCCCTGAACGTGCGCTCCTACAACGACGACAAGACGGCCGTGGTGAACGGCACCATCCGAATCACCTCGCCGCCCAAGCTCGATGGTAGTACCAGCGTAGCCCGTATCAAGTACGTGGTGGTGCAGATAAAGGACAAGAAAAAAGGCTGGCAGGTAGTGCTGTGGCAAGCTCAGAAACAAGCCTCGTAG
- a CDS encoding tryptophan-rich sensory protein — translation MPTATTPPDHYAAANRSGTGRLWRWLTALAIIGNIALNYYSNTRPFAGQTMGAVSAKYPTLFTPAGYAFSIWGLIFLALTIYAVWQLLPAQRRISLPDALAKPLTLASVATGAWVVLFAYELILPSVGVMLLILGCLIVAYGRARRRIFADAAPALAGVPFSLYLGWISVASVINITIGLQQLGWQTAEGASVTLTLGLIFVVVALGLIMSRVFRDMVFPLVVAWALVAVWVVRLREVPELGWAALIGAAVVAIAGVVLSRLGGRKTPWQLRDEAAAAAEAEIAARNTMRASE, via the coding sequence ATGCCCACCGCTACAACGCCTCCGGACCACTACGCTGCCGCTAACCGGTCGGGCACGGGTCGGCTTTGGCGGTGGCTGACGGCGCTGGCCATCATCGGCAATATTGCCCTCAACTATTATTCAAATACCCGTCCCTTCGCCGGGCAAACGATGGGTGCGGTTTCGGCCAAGTACCCCACGCTGTTCACGCCGGCGGGCTACGCGTTCAGCATCTGGGGGCTGATTTTTCTGGCCCTGACCATTTATGCGGTGTGGCAGCTGCTGCCGGCGCAACGGCGAATATCGCTGCCTGATGCCCTGGCCAAGCCGCTCACGCTGGCCAGTGTTGCCACCGGGGCCTGGGTGGTCCTGTTTGCCTATGAGTTGATTTTGCCCAGTGTGGGCGTGATGCTGCTCATTCTCGGCTGCCTGATAGTGGCTTACGGGCGGGCCCGGCGGCGCATTTTCGCCGACGCGGCTCCGGCGCTGGCGGGTGTGCCGTTCTCGCTGTACTTGGGCTGGATTTCGGTGGCGTCGGTCATCAACATCACCATCGGGCTGCAGCAGCTGGGCTGGCAAACGGCCGAAGGTGCATCGGTAACCCTCACGCTGGGGCTGATTTTTGTGGTGGTGGCGCTGGGGCTGATTATGAGCCGCGTGTTTCGCGATATGGTGTTCCCACTGGTGGTGGCCTGGGCCTTGGTGGCCGTGTGGGTAGTGCGGCTGCGCGAAGTGCCCGAGCTGGGCTGGGCCGCGCTGATTGGCGCGGCCGTGGTGGCCATTGCGGGCGTTGTGCTCTCGCGGCTGGGCGGCCGCAAAACGCCCTGGCAGCTGCGCGACGAAGCCGCCGCCGCCGCCGAAGCCGAGATTGCCGCCCGCAACACCATGCGCGCCTCCGAGTAG
- a CDS encoding GDSL-type esterase/lipase family protein: MKSTFVTILAGLAAFLTMAWHPAETPKTQIFLVGDSTMADKPDLTKPERGWGMEFGQYFDGGVVIRNTAVNGRSTKSFLREGRWAKVLEVIKLGDWVFIQFGHNDSKAEDSTRSATAQTLYRQLLTKFVQEGRAKGANILLIKPVGRRYLDSNGKRKDDHSEYAGVVREVAKAQKVPLIDLHEKSWALYSGLGEAGTRPLFWSYQNGYYQPNPVAPAKNDDTHFSEYGATRVAQLVAEDVAAQKLALASHLSRTVFAGKLTADLPVVLQTAFKKDTFNLTKYGAVADGQTLNTEAFRKAIEACAVAGGIVLVPRGLWLTGPISLKSNVNLHLADGALVQFTADRSQYPLIKTTWEGEEAIRSQAPLSGTDLTNIAITGHGTF; this comes from the coding sequence ATGAAATCAACCTTCGTAACGATACTGGCCGGCCTGGCTGCCTTCCTGACCATGGCCTGGCACCCGGCCGAAACCCCCAAAACCCAGATTTTCCTGGTCGGCGATTCCACCATGGCCGACAAGCCCGACCTCACCAAGCCCGAGCGCGGCTGGGGCATGGAATTCGGCCAGTACTTCGACGGCGGCGTGGTGATTCGCAACACCGCCGTGAACGGGCGCAGCACCAAAAGCTTCCTGCGCGAAGGCCGCTGGGCCAAGGTGCTCGAAGTCATTAAGCTCGGCGATTGGGTATTCATCCAGTTTGGCCACAACGACTCCAAAGCCGAAGACAGCACCCGCTCGGCCACGGCCCAGACGCTGTACCGCCAGCTGCTCACCAAATTTGTGCAGGAGGGCAGGGCCAAAGGGGCGAATATCCTGCTGATCAAGCCGGTAGGTCGCCGATATCTCGATAGCAATGGCAAGCGCAAGGACGACCACAGCGAGTACGCCGGCGTGGTGCGCGAGGTGGCCAAAGCCCAGAAAGTGCCGCTCATTGACCTGCACGAGAAAAGCTGGGCCCTGTACTCGGGCCTGGGCGAGGCCGGCACCCGCCCGCTGTTCTGGAGCTACCAGAACGGCTACTACCAGCCCAACCCCGTAGCCCCCGCCAAAAACGACGACACCCACTTCTCAGAGTATGGAGCCACCCGCGTGGCCCAGCTGGTAGCCGAGGATGTAGCAGCCCAAAAGTTGGCATTGGCCAGCCACCTCAGCCGCACTGTATTTGCGGGCAAGCTCACCGCCGACCTGCCCGTGGTGCTGCAAACCGCCTTTAAGAAGGACACCTTCAACCTGACCAAATACGGCGCGGTGGCCGACGGCCAGACTCTGAACACCGAGGCATTCCGCAAGGCGATTGAGGCCTGCGCCGTGGCCGGCGGCATCGTGCTGGTGCCGCGTGGCCTGTGGCTCACCGGGCCTATCAGCCTGAAAAGCAATGTGAACCTGCACCTGGCCGATGGCGCACTGGTGCAGTTTACGGCCGACCGCAGCCAGTATCCGCTCATCAAAACCACCTGGGAAGGGGAGGAGGCCATCCGCAGCCAGGCCCCGCTGTCGGGTACCGACCTCACCAACATCGCTATCACCGGCCACGGTACTTTCTAA
- a CDS encoding MG2 domain-containing protein, with the protein MKVVRVQKGMLAAGLAVAIGLTAFRLRPPEDGLLPRIARQLAEYYAAARQEKVYLHLDRPVYGTGETIWFSAYVVDASAHRLDSLSQVLHVDLVSPEHRVVARRTLRLQGGRASGDLAITDTLAAGTYVLRAYTNWMRNAGDEFVYSRRLSVWPASPIGPQEPRPVAVPTTAFARARAAAAARPDVQFLPEGGYLVEGLPAVVACKATDPNGRGLDVRGQILNDKNGVVVPSFSSRHAGMGRFAFLPGSGQRYHAHFTMPDGSTADYPLPAVQPSGYTLHVVDGGENFIVEARYRGVPGAPAPGPVQLMTQVRGVAVYPGPRTFTGDAPAAWRMPKKNYPSGIVHFTLFDAEGTPRCERLAFVQNGPAGLRISITPDQPSYGPHAPVQLAVRVTDAAGQPVATNFSLGVSDAGLSALDPTAETIASNLLLTSDLVGYVENPGYYFRSTSAGPNLALDDLLLTQGWRRFVWKQVLAGQAPLQPFSAEHDLSLVGQVVSEHGSRPIANSQLTFLQTRPSKNVTTGTTNANGRFSFVGIPVVDTAVITLQARRSQGGSNVLILPDEGPAIPTQALPPLPSLAAAPAGVAAFVRRSRQAQAADLDMHPERAIRNITLSNVAVTAKRVKIPSDDPRRLYGATGGTVVDFTEMSASQSGMNVLQLLQGRVAGLVITGQAPNLSVQIRNSGTPLFILDGQRVDLDFIANMSSNDVESVEIFKGAEAAIFGGTGGAIAIYTKRADPNYKGADKGPSPGIAIVKMAGFAEVREFYQPRYNALLTNPPADPRTSTLYWNPIVRTNAKGEAELHFFTADGSGTFQAVAEGLSLDGMPALGSSTLTVKGK; encoded by the coding sequence ATGAAAGTAGTGCGCGTGCAAAAAGGAATGCTGGCCGCCGGGCTGGCCGTTGCCATTGGCCTCACCGCGTTTCGGCTGCGCCCGCCCGAGGATGGGCTGCTGCCGCGCATTGCCCGGCAGCTGGCCGAGTACTACGCCGCCGCCCGGCAGGAAAAAGTGTACCTGCACCTTGACCGGCCGGTGTACGGCACCGGCGAAACCATCTGGTTCAGTGCCTACGTGGTTGATGCTTCGGCGCACCGGCTCGACTCGCTCAGCCAGGTGCTGCACGTCGATTTGGTTTCGCCCGAGCACCGGGTGGTGGCCCGCCGCACCCTGCGCCTGCAGGGCGGCCGTGCCAGCGGCGACCTCGCCATTACCGATACCCTGGCCGCTGGCACCTACGTGCTGCGGGCCTACACCAACTGGATGCGCAACGCCGGCGACGAGTTCGTGTACAGCCGCCGGCTGAGCGTATGGCCGGCCTCGCCCATTGGCCCGCAGGAGCCCCGCCCGGTGGCCGTGCCCACCACGGCCTTTGCCCGCGCCCGCGCCGCCGCCGCCGCCCGCCCCGATGTGCAGTTTCTGCCCGAAGGCGGCTACCTCGTGGAGGGGCTGCCCGCCGTGGTGGCCTGCAAAGCCACCGACCCCAACGGCCGGGGCCTCGACGTGCGCGGCCAGATTCTGAATGATAAAAATGGGGTGGTAGTGCCCTCCTTCAGCAGCCGGCACGCGGGCATGGGGCGCTTTGCCTTTTTGCCCGGCAGCGGCCAGCGCTACCACGCCCACTTCACCATGCCCGATGGCAGCACCGCCGACTACCCGCTGCCCGCCGTGCAGCCCAGCGGCTACACCCTGCACGTAGTGGATGGTGGCGAAAACTTTATCGTAGAGGCCCGCTACCGGGGCGTGCCCGGCGCGCCCGCTCCTGGCCCCGTGCAGCTCATGACCCAGGTGCGCGGCGTGGCGGTATACCCCGGCCCCCGCACCTTCACTGGCGATGCCCCCGCCGCGTGGCGCATGCCCAAAAAGAACTACCCCAGCGGCATCGTGCATTTCACGCTGTTCGATGCGGAGGGCACGCCGCGGTGCGAGCGGCTGGCTTTTGTGCAGAATGGGCCGGCCGGGCTGCGCATCAGCATCACCCCAGACCAGCCCAGCTATGGGCCGCACGCGCCGGTGCAGTTGGCCGTGCGCGTGACCGACGCCGCCGGCCAGCCGGTGGCCACTAATTTCTCGCTCGGTGTGAGCGATGCCGGCCTCAGTGCCCTCGACCCCACCGCCGAAACCATTGCCTCGAACCTGCTGCTGACCTCTGACCTGGTGGGCTACGTGGAAAACCCGGGCTACTACTTCCGCAGCACCTCGGCCGGCCCCAATCTGGCCCTCGACGACCTGCTGCTCACCCAGGGCTGGCGGCGCTTTGTGTGGAAGCAGGTGCTGGCCGGCCAGGCCCCGCTTCAGCCCTTCAGCGCCGAGCACGACCTGAGCCTGGTGGGTCAGGTCGTGAGCGAGCACGGCAGCCGCCCCATTGCCAACAGCCAGCTCACCTTCCTGCAAACGCGCCCTTCCAAAAACGTGACCACCGGCACCACCAACGCCAATGGCCGCTTTAGCTTCGTGGGCATTCCGGTGGTCGATACGGCCGTTATCACGCTGCAGGCGCGGCGGTCGCAGGGCGGTAGCAACGTGCTCATTCTGCCCGATGAAGGCCCCGCGATACCTACCCAGGCGCTGCCGCCGCTGCCCTCGCTGGCGGCCGCCCCGGCGGGGGTGGCCGCCTTCGTGCGCCGCAGCCGCCAGGCCCAGGCCGCCGACCTCGATATGCACCCCGAGAGAGCCATTCGCAACATCACTCTGAGCAACGTGGCCGTGACGGCCAAGCGCGTGAAAATCCCCTCCGACGACCCGCGCCGCCTCTATGGCGCCACCGGCGGCACGGTGGTCGACTTCACCGAAATGTCGGCTTCGCAGTCGGGTATGAACGTGTTGCAGCTGCTCCAGGGCCGCGTGGCGGGCCTCGTAATTACGGGCCAGGCCCCCAACCTGTCGGTTCAAATCCGAAACTCGGGCACGCCGCTGTTTATTCTGGATGGGCAGCGGGTCGACCTCGATTTCATTGCCAACATGTCGTCCAATGATGTCGAGTCGGTTGAGATATTCAAGGGTGCCGAGGCGGCTATTTTTGGCGGCACCGGCGGGGCCATCGCCATCTACACCAAGCGCGCCGACCCCAACTACAAGGGCGCCGATAAAGGCCCTTCGCCGGGCATTGCCATTGTGAAGATGGCTGGCTTCGCCGAGGTGCGCGAGTTTTACCAGCCCCGCTACAACGCCCTGCTCACCAACCCGCCCGCCGACCCGCGCACCAGCACCCTCTATTGGAACCCCATCGTGCGGACCAACGCCAAGGGCGAGGCCGAGCTGCACTTCTTCACCGCTGACGGCAGCGGCACCTTCCAGGCCGTGGCCGAGGGCCTGAGCCTGGACGGCATGCCCGCCCTGGGCAGCAGCACGCTCACCGTGAAGGGGAAGTAA
- a CDS encoding T9SS type A sorting domain-containing protein: MQYPLTINGSDNATVLSTGVTTNAPVLHRIVLSDGGTAGGLVPAYCIKGQAIGAVADGTGFSTLASSPKGIAYEQFSITATAALRVDSHDFNIRTTQSTNSRLSLLWPLNGFITDSTEFSYAKGPATNPGTSTSLPVTPGGILPSAHNGTFGTGITGPSAATAYAYMPQDNSLNPKDGFLFAFNNNATGLTLAAGQTLMVRLYTALGSNTVGRCVLLSNMTFKSRQAYVPIFLATRSLVATNLGVYPNRTQNRLNVPHTAASRDARVTVFRTTGARVASFSAQPGTTETAVDLSNLSRGLYLVEYADGGQRSSARIAKE, translated from the coding sequence GTGCAATATCCCCTCACCATCAACGGCAGTGACAACGCCACCGTGCTCTCCACCGGCGTTACGACCAATGCGCCGGTGCTGCACCGCATCGTGCTTTCCGATGGCGGCACGGCCGGCGGCCTGGTTCCCGCCTATTGCATCAAAGGCCAGGCTATTGGCGCAGTCGCCGATGGCACTGGTTTCAGCACGCTGGCCAGCTCGCCAAAAGGCATTGCTTACGAGCAGTTTTCCATCACAGCTACGGCCGCTTTACGCGTCGATTCGCACGACTTCAATATCCGCACGACCCAAAGCACTAACAGCCGGCTGTCGCTGCTGTGGCCGCTGAACGGGTTCATCACGGACTCGACGGAATTCAGCTACGCCAAAGGCCCTGCCACCAACCCGGGCACCAGCACGAGCTTACCCGTCACCCCCGGCGGCATTTTGCCGTCGGCCCACAATGGCACGTTTGGCACCGGCATTACGGGTCCCAGCGCCGCTACGGCATACGCTTACATGCCCCAAGACAACTCCCTGAACCCCAAAGACGGTTTCCTCTTTGCATTCAACAACAACGCTACGGGCCTGACCCTGGCCGCCGGCCAGACGCTGATGGTACGCCTCTACACGGCCCTGGGCAGCAACACCGTCGGCCGCTGCGTGCTGCTCAGCAACATGACCTTTAAGAGCCGGCAGGCTTACGTTCCCATATTCCTGGCTACCCGCTCGCTGGTGGCTACCAACCTGGGCGTGTACCCCAACCGCACGCAGAACCGCCTGAACGTGCCCCATACCGCCGCCAGCCGCGATGCCCGCGTCACGGTATTCCGCACCACCGGGGCCCGGGTTGCCAGCTTCAGCGCCCAGCCCGGCACCACCGAAACGGCCGTAGACCTGAGCAACCTGAGCCGTGGCCTCTACCTGGTAGAGTACGCCGACGGTGGCCAGCGCAGCAGCGCCCGCATTGCCAAGGAATAG
- a CDS encoding sodium/sugar symporter, whose translation MNQLATIDYIVFFVYFIIVSSYGIWIYRRKTGHDGTIEGDSKDYFLAEGSLTWWAIGSSLIASNISAEQFVGMSGSGFKMGLAIATYEWMAAITLVVVAVFFIPVYLKNNIATMPQFLSQRYNGTVAMIMALFWLALYIVVNLTSILYLGAIAISSIAGLNLTFCMYMLAGFAVIITLGGMKVIGFTDVIQVFFLILGGLATTYLALNLVAEHYGSSGVLNGFSLMTEHASDHFQMIFKRDNENYMDLPGLTVLLGGMWIVNLNYWGCNQYITQRALGADLPTARAGILFAAFLKLLMPVIVVLPGIAAYVLYKQDIFGEFGKAMVSGGELNPDRAYPVLLNILPVGLKGLSFAALTAAVVASLAGKANSIATIFTLDVYKKVINPSASEKTLVSTGKIAVVVAMILGVLIAPHLGIDKKGGFQYIQEYTGFVSPGIFAMFILGFFWKKTTSSAALFATIGGFLLSILLKFLPGIVNLSFLSPFGFSIKNAAGVYEIPFLDRMGFVFVFCVIGMIIISLYEKSRGVKTNGLEIDSSMFKPQPSFAIGTAVILVIITALYTIYW comes from the coding sequence ATGAACCAGCTCGCTACGATTGATTACATCGTTTTCTTCGTCTACTTCATCATCGTATCCAGCTACGGCATCTGGATTTATCGGCGCAAAACCGGCCACGACGGCACCATCGAAGGCGATTCCAAAGACTATTTCCTCGCCGAAGGCTCCCTGACGTGGTGGGCCATCGGCTCCTCGCTCATCGCCTCCAACATCTCGGCCGAGCAGTTTGTGGGCATGTCGGGCTCGGGCTTTAAGATGGGCCTGGCCATTGCCACCTACGAGTGGATGGCCGCCATTACGCTGGTCGTGGTAGCCGTGTTCTTCATCCCGGTGTATCTGAAGAACAACATTGCCACCATGCCGCAGTTCCTGAGCCAGCGCTACAACGGCACGGTGGCCATGATTATGGCCCTGTTCTGGCTGGCGCTTTACATCGTGGTCAACCTGACCTCCATTCTCTACCTCGGGGCCATTGCCATCAGCAGCATCGCGGGCCTCAACCTCACGTTCTGTATGTACATGCTGGCCGGTTTCGCGGTCATCATCACCCTCGGCGGCATGAAGGTGATTGGCTTCACCGACGTTATTCAGGTATTCTTCCTGATTCTCGGCGGCTTGGCTACCACCTACCTGGCCCTGAACCTGGTAGCTGAGCACTACGGCTCTTCGGGCGTCCTCAACGGCTTCAGCCTGATGACGGAGCACGCCAGCGACCACTTCCAGATGATTTTCAAGCGCGACAACGAAAACTACATGGACCTGCCGGGCCTCACGGTGCTGCTCGGCGGCATGTGGATTGTGAACCTGAACTACTGGGGTTGCAACCAATACATCACCCAGCGCGCCCTGGGGGCCGATTTGCCCACGGCCCGCGCCGGTATCCTGTTCGCCGCCTTCCTCAAGCTGCTGATGCCCGTGATTGTGGTGCTGCCCGGCATCGCGGCCTACGTGCTGTATAAGCAGGACATCTTTGGTGAGTTCGGCAAGGCCATGGTCTCGGGCGGCGAGCTGAACCCCGACCGCGCCTACCCGGTGCTGCTCAACATCCTGCCCGTGGGCCTCAAGGGTCTGTCCTTCGCCGCCCTCACGGCCGCCGTGGTGGCCTCGCTGGCCGGCAAAGCCAACTCCATTGCCACCATCTTCACGCTCGACGTTTACAAGAAAGTCATCAACCCCAGCGCCTCCGAAAAGACGCTGGTGAGCACCGGCAAAATTGCCGTAGTCGTGGCCATGATTCTGGGCGTGCTCATCGCGCCGCACCTGGGCATCGACAAAAAAGGCGGTTTCCAGTACATTCAGGAGTACACAGGCTTTGTGTCGCCGGGCATTTTTGCCATGTTCATCCTGGGCTTCTTCTGGAAGAAAACCACGTCGAGCGCGGCGCTGTTTGCCACCATCGGCGGCTTCCTGCTCTCGATTCTGCTCAAGTTCCTGCCCGGCATCGTGAACCTGTCGTTCCTTTCGCCCTTCGGCTTCTCCATCAAAAATGCCGCCGGCGTCTACGAAATTCCCTTCCTCGACCGGATGGGTTTCGTGTTCGTTTTCTGTGTGATTGGGATGATTATTATCAGCCTGTATGAGAAGAGCCGCGGCGTGAAAACCAACGGTCTGGAAATCGACAGCAGCATGTTTAAGCCGCAGCCCAGCTTTGCCATTGGCACGGCCGTTATCCTGGTCATCATCACTGCCTTGTACACCATTTACTGGTAG
- a CDS encoding DUF2251 domain-containing protein, which yields MQLGVEAKITIGTPNAFIESTSAAGTIGVVFEDDGTTGYLYAVRPGTTMELLDALHIYDVANVADRQVPVRLQVFWDVAGTAAALLINGYCHALFDFQRMAGFCRTAFPAVRNGQVLKRELTDELIEQYFAA from the coding sequence ATGCAGCTCGGTGTCGAAGCAAAAATTACGATTGGGACGCCCAATGCCTTTATCGAGAGCACGTCGGCGGCCGGCACGATAGGCGTGGTGTTTGAGGATGATGGCACGACGGGGTACCTGTATGCCGTTCGCCCGGGCACCACCATGGAGCTGCTTGATGCCCTGCATATTTATGATGTGGCCAACGTGGCCGACCGGCAGGTGCCCGTGCGGCTACAGGTATTCTGGGACGTGGCCGGCACGGCGGCGGCCCTGCTCATCAACGGGTATTGCCATGCGCTGTTCGACTTTCAGCGCATGGCGGGTTTTTGCCGCACCGCATTTCCGGCCGTCCGCAACGGGCAAGTACTGAAACGGGAATTGACCGATGAATTGATTGAACAATACTTTGCGGCCTGA